A genomic stretch from Hyalangium ruber includes:
- a CDS encoding PilZ domain-containing protein → MNNAGPKTHDPGTPLEVRYASRRALLSASKTERGTLKLFVPTSRRIFEGTRVLLTISFEDEDARFELEALAETTTRVLGRDGMGGFVANFLGDHKRRAAEMIAFCARRPLSMGTASRERFPIRKSCQLKLPNRQVSGELRDLSQSGAFVVGRDLGKLKEGETVWLKVENGLFGLGGVWLEARVVWQGEKGEERGLGMRFTGNEARQTSAIQRLLDRAASDR, encoded by the coding sequence ATGAACAACGCCGGCCCGAAGACCCACGACCCCGGCACCCCGCTCGAGGTCCGGTACGCCTCGCGTCGCGCCCTGCTCTCCGCCTCGAAGACCGAGCGCGGCACGCTGAAGCTCTTCGTGCCGACCTCCCGCCGGATCTTCGAAGGCACCCGCGTGCTCCTCACGATCAGCTTCGAGGATGAAGATGCGCGCTTCGAGCTCGAGGCACTCGCGGAGACCACCACGCGGGTGCTCGGCCGCGATGGCATGGGCGGCTTCGTGGCGAACTTCCTCGGGGACCACAAGCGCCGGGCCGCGGAGATGATCGCCTTCTGCGCGCGGCGACCGCTGTCCATGGGCACGGCCTCGCGCGAGCGCTTCCCCATCCGCAAGAGCTGCCAGCTCAAGCTGCCCAACCGACAGGTGTCCGGGGAACTCCGGGACTTGTCGCAGTCGGGTGCGTTCGTCGTCGGCCGCGACCTCGGCAAGCTCAAGGAGGGCGAGACGGTGTGGCTGAAGGTGGAAAACGGACTGTTCGGCCTGGGTGGGGTGTGGCTCGAGGCGCGGGTGGTCTGGCAGGGCGAAAAAGGGGAAGAGCGGGGCCTGGGCATGCGCTTCACGGGCAACGAGGCGCGGCAGACCTCGGCCATTCAACGCCTCTTGGATCGCGCCGCCTCCGACCGCTGA